From Falco cherrug isolate bFalChe1 chromosome 4, bFalChe1.pri, whole genome shotgun sequence, one genomic window encodes:
- the SOCS1 gene encoding suppressor of cytokine signaling 1 yields MVAHSKVSADNAVAADPRRLLDPPARERSQARGRPSAVQAQSNTHFRTFRSQADFSSITRASSLLDACGFYWGPLTVSAAHEKLKPEPEGTFLIRDSTQKNCFFAISVKTASGPTSIRINFQTGRFSLDGSKETFDCLFKLLEHYLSSPRKVLVTPLRKVRVQPLQELCRKSIVKTFGRENLNHIPLNPVLKDYLKSFPFQI; encoded by the coding sequence ATGGTAGCGCACAGCAAGGTGTCAGCAGATAATGCAGTTGCAGCAGACCCGAGACGTCTACTTGACCCTCCAGCACGGGAGCGTTCGCAGGCTCGAGGCCGGCCCAGCGCTGTGCAGGCACAGAGCAACACGCACTTCAGAACCTTTCGCTCGCAAGCGGATTTTAGTAGCATCACTCGAGCAAGCAGCCTGCTGGATGCCTGTGGATTCTACTGGGGACCTCTGACTGTCAGTGCTGCCCACGAGAAGCTGAAGCCTGAGCCCGAGGGCACCTTCCTCATCAGGGACAGCACCCAAAAGAATTGCTTCTTTGCCATCAGTGTTAAGACTGCGTCTGGGCCCACCAGCATCCGGATAAACTTTCAGACTGGGCGTTTCAGCCTGGATGGCAGCAAAGAGACTTTTGACTGTCTCTTTAAGCTGCTGGAACATTACCTAAGCTCACCGAGGAAGGTACTGGTTACCCCCCTGCGCAAAGTCCGCGTGCAGCCCTTGCAGGAGCTCTGCCGGAAAAGCATTGTGAAGACTTTTGGAAGAGAGAACTTAAATCATATCCCTCTCAATCCTGTTCTAAAGGACTATCTGAAATCCTTCCCATTTCAGATATAA